The nucleotide sequence GTGGTCAACGTCAGTGCGCGGCCGGCTCGCAGCCCGACCGACCAGGCTGCCCCGCCGGGGATGTCGTGCGTATGGAGCGGGGCGCTCATGAAGTGGCCGGCGAAGTCACGTCGGCCAGCGGCATCTCGTGCCCGATCGCCGCACGGTAGGCGCGCTTCTTCCCGGTGAACACCAGGAATCCGCCGACGACGACGATCCCCAGGAAGAGGAGGGCGAAGTACTGCAGCACGGGGCTCGTCCCGTAGACCTCCGGCCGCGGCCAGGCCAGGTTGATCATCATCGCGAGCCCGAACAGCACCGCGAGGATGTTCACGACGAACCCGAACCGGCCGAGGGTGAAGATCGACTTGCCGGTGTCGTCGGTCTGCGCCGGCATGGCGCCCCACGAGCCGTTGATGCGCCGGACGAGCATCGGCACCGTCACCAACAGGTAGGCCAGGTACAGCAGGACGATGCAGGTGCTGGTCAGGGCGGTGAAGACACCCGCCTGGCCGAGGTTGACCAGCAGCAGGCCGACGGAGAGCAGGCCCACGACGACCGAGGCCACCGCGATGGCTCCGCTCTTGGAGACACGGCCCAGCTGCTTGGAGAACGGCAGGACCTCGTCGCGCGACATGGAGAAGATCATCCGGGTGGTGGCCGTCTGGATGGCCAGTGTGCAGACGAACGCGGCGAAGACGACGTCCGCCAGGAAGACGCGGCCCAGGGTGTCGCCCAGCCGACTGGTGATGACGTAGGCCAGGCCCTGGCTGGAGATGTTCGGGTCGTTGGCCTCCGGGGCGGCCATCAGCGCGCCGATCAGCAGCAGGGTGCCGCCGGCGGCCGAGATCGTCAGGGCCCGAAGGATGCTGCGGGGAGCGGTCTTCCGCGGATTGTGGGTTTCCTCGGACAACTCGCCGGCCGAGTCGAAGCCGACCATCACGTAGGCGGCCATCAACGAGGCGACCAGCAGCGAGCCGAACAGCCCACCGGACAGACCCTGCGTGTTGAGCACGATCCCGGGACCTCGCTTGGCCTTCGAGAACAGCGCGATGCACAGGAGCACGACACCGATGAGCTCGGCGGTGACGCCGATGGCGTTGATCCTGGCCATCACCCGGACGGCGACAGAATTGATGAACGTGGTGACGGTCAGCACGATGACGCCGAGGATGATCGCGTTCTCGGCGCCCGTCTTCGTGGTGGGATTCGGGTCACCGCCGACCATCTGGAACCCGGACCAGATGGCCGGCAGCACCGCCTGCATGGCGATGGCTGCCGCTGCCACCGTGACGATCTGGGCCAGGATCATCGTCCAGCCGGCGAACCATCCGACGATGTGGCCGCCGAGCCGACGCGACCACTGGTAGATCGCACCCGAGATCGGGTACCGCGCAGCGAGTTCGGCGAAGCAGAGGGCGACCATCAACTGACCGAGGAAGACGGCCGGCCAGGTCCAGAAGAACACCGGTCCGGCGAAGGAGTATCCGAAACCGAACAACTGGAAGATGGTGGTGAGGATGGAGACGAACGAGAACCCGGCCGCGAAGGAGGCGTAGGTGCCGATCGATCGGTGGAGTTGTTGGTGGTACCCGAACTCACCGAGATCGGAGGACGCACGGGTGTCGGTGTTCTCAGCAACGGCGGTCATGTCGCGACTCCTGGGATGACGAGAAGCCCACGACGACGCCGGCGGGGGCCTGTTTGGCCTCCCGGGCTTTTATCCCGCCGTGGAGCAGTCCCGGACGACGGACTGCCTGCATCTCTCGGTCGCGGCCCGACGGCGGTTCCAGACCCTGGAGACCGACGATCGGCGGAACCCTAGACGCGCCCCGCCGATCTGCAGCGGGTCAATGTGAAGTGAACTCATGACGTGTTTCGGCAGTGGTCACCGCCGGTTTCGTCTCGGTGACCGAACAGCGGAAACGAGAAACGATGCGGAAACATGCGGTGCTCTCACCCGGCGCGTCCACACCCCGGACGAGCGGGCCCGATGCGATCCGCCGGGGTGCAGGGGGAGCCGTCCCGCCCTGGCATCATGGGCTCCTGTGAGTGCAACCCTGCTGGCCCGCGACCTGACCGCCGCGCACGGCGACAAGATGCTGTTCGCCGGGCTCGATCTGGTGGTCTCACCGGGTGACGTGGTCGGGTTGGTCGGCGTCAACGGGGCCGGGAAATCCACCCTCCTGCGGATGCTGGCGGGTATCGACCCACCGGAGTCAGGTCGCATCTCGGTCAGCCCGCCGGACGCCACGGTCGGCTACCTGCCGCAGGAGGTCGAGCGACCGGACGGCGAGTCGGTCGGGCAGCACCTGGCCAGGCGGACCGGGGTGGCGCTCGCCGAGAAGGCCATGGAGCAAGCAACTGTGGCGCTCGCCGAGGGTAGGGATGGCGCTGATGACGTCTATGCCGCGGCGCTGGAGCGTTGGTTGTCGCTCGGCGGCGCAGATCTGGACGAGCGCACCGACGCGGTGCTGGCGGACCTCGGTCTGGTCGTCGATACCGCGATGCCGATGACGGGGCTCTCCGGCGGCCAGGCGGCCAGGGTGGGCCTGGCCGCCCTGCTGCTGTCCAGATTCGACGTACTCCTGCTCGACGAACCTACGAACGACCTGGATCTGGACGGCCTCGACCGGCTCGAACGCTTCGTCACCGGACAGCGGGTGGGCATGGTGGTGGTCTCGCACGATCGGGAGTTCCTGGCCCGCTGCGTGACGATGGTGGTGGAACTCGATCTGGCCCAGCAGAGCGTCGGGGTCTACGAGGGTGGCTACGACTCCTACCTGGCCGAGCGAGAGGTGGGTCGCCGTCATGCCCGCGAAGCCTTCGAGGAATACGCCGATCGCAGGTCCGGCCTGCAGGAGCGTGGCCGGATGCAGCGTGCCTGGCTCGATGCCGGCCTGCGCAAGGCGACGAAGAAGAAGGACAACGACAAGATCGGCCGCAATTTCCGCGTGGAGCAGACCGAGAAGCAGGCGGCTAAGGCCCGGCAGACCGACCGGATGATCGAGCGCTTGCCCGAAGTGGCCGAGCCCCGGAAGGAATGGGAGCTGCAGTACTCGATCCAGGCGGCCCCACGTTCGGGCACGGTGGTGGCGGTCGCCCGAGAGGCGGTGGCCCGGCGTGGGGAGTTCACCCTCGGTCCGGTGTCGCTGCAGGTGAACGTCGGGGATCGGATCGGTGTCACCGGTCCCAACGGGAGCGGGAAGTCGACTCTCCTCGGCGTCCTGCTCGGCCGGATCGAAGTGACCGAGGGCGCAGCGGGTCTCGGCTCCGGCGTGTTGCTCGGTGAGGTGGATCAGGCCCGCAGTCTCCTGCTCGGACCGGGCGGTCTGCTGCGCACCTTCGGCGACCTCGTCCCGGACTGGCCGGAATCCGAGGTCCGGACCCTGCTCGCCAAGTTCGGGCTGAAGGCCGAACACGTGCTGCGACCGGCTATCTCGCTGTCGCCGGGCGAGCGGACCAGAGCGGCCCTCGCGCTGCTGCAGGCGCGAGGCGTCAACCTGCTGGTGCTCGACGAACCGACCAACCATCTCGACCTCGCGGCGATCGAGCAACTGGAGCAGGCACTGCAGGAGTACACCGGCACGCTGCTGCTCGTGACGCACGACCGCCGGATGCTCGACGTGGTCAGCCTCGATCGCCGTTGGCAGGTCGAGCGCGGTGTGGTCACCGAGGTCTGACCGCGCCTGACGCGGTGTCAATCGTCGAGCCGGACAGCACAAGACCCCGTGCGCCTGACGGCGACACGGGGTCGGTGATCGATCCGGTGGCGGAGGATAGGGGATTTGAACCCCTGAGGGCGGTTAACCCAACACGCATTCCAAGCGTGCGCCATAGGCCACTAGGCGAATCCTCCGCTGCGAACTATACCGGGAGTCAGGGGCCGTGCCGACCAAGGAGGCCCGAAGGGCGGTACGTGTGCTCGACGGCGCCGTCGGCCCCCGGGTGTCCGTCCCAGCGGGGCAGGGATGGCCGGATCCGGGTGCGGGGTGGCGTCCGGATATCCGTCGGTCGCCGCGGCGGATCAGGACCCGGCCGTCGTGTACCGGGGTTCACCTTTGGGGCCTTTCATTGGTCCCGATTCGAATGTCAATGCGATTGGAGGCGGTGAACACGGGCCGCCGGACGCGGAAAATTGGGAAAATCTCTGCAATCCGCCGATCCAACCTCTGCAACCAGGCGCCCGAGACCGGTGCCCCTGCGGGGTGGACTTCGCGCCCCGACTTGCGTCCGGGGAACGGCGAAGCTTCGCCATTGCGGATCGGTAGAAGTGCGCCGCTCGAAGTGAACCGGGGTGCACCCCGGCCCGGATGACTAGGCCTGCAGGGGGTTCCGGTGTGCAACCGGGGGAACAAAGAGGGCAATGCTTCTCATGAATTTGCGACATCGGGTGAACAGAGCCGACAAAATGAGGCTCTTGTGACGTTCTCGTGGGCGTCTTGACCCCTGGTTGTGGGCGACACACCGTGCCCGGTATAGCTTCTGGATTATCTAGAAACAGTCACTATCCAGGAGCACGGTGTGCGCGGTGTAACGATATGGCGAAAGCTGCTCGGTGTCGAGCAACTGCAGGTGTGCGATGTGGCGTGGGAGGAGGCCGACGACCGGCAGGTGCTGGTCGTTTCGGTGCGTGCGACGAAGGGCGCCCGGAGCAGGTGCAGTCGATGCCGGCGTAGACGGCCGGGCTATGACCAGGGCGGCGGAACCCGGCGGTGGCGGTCGCTGGACTGGGGGTCGACGATGGTATTCCTGCAGGCTGCGGCTCCGCGGGTGAACTGCCGGACGCACGGGGTGGTCGTCGCGGCGGTGCCGTGGGCCCGACCCGGCGCGCGGGCAACCCGAGCGTTTGAAGACCAGTGCGCGTGGTTGGCGGCGCACACCGCTTCGTCGGTGGTGGCGCAGTTGATGCGGACGTCGTGGCGGCACGTGAGCGCAATCATCGAGCACGTCGTCGCCGACGGTTTGGCCGGCCGGGACGTGCTCGCGGGGCTGCAGCGGATCGGCATCGATGAAATCTCCCACCGCAAAGGCCAGCGGTATCTGACGTGCGTGGTCGATCAAGACTCCGGCAGATTGGTGTGGGCCGCACCGGGCCGCAACAGCGACACCCTGGGTCGGTTCTTCGACCAACTCGGCCCAGAACGGGCGGCGGCGTTGACGCACGTCTCGGCCGACGGGGCGCAGTGGATCCACGACACAGTGACGGTCCGGGCCCCGCAGGCGGTGTTGGGGTTGGATCCTTTTCATGTTGTGGGGTGGGCCACCCGGCAGTTGGACAATGTGCGTCGTCAAACGTGGAACATGCTGCGGGGCAACAGTAGCTCCGCGCAGGCGTCGTCGGTGAAGGGCAGCCGCTGGGCATTGCTGAAAAACCCGGCGGACCTGTCCCCGGAGCAACGCGGGTCGGTCGCCTCGATCGCGAAGACCAACCGAAATTTGTATCGGGCGTATCTGCTGAAGGAGCAACTGCGGGCCGTGTTCCAGGTCAAGGGCCAGGGCGGCCGGGAACTGTTGGCCGGGTGGATCGCCTGGGCCAGCCGCTCCCAACTGCCCGGGTTCATCGCCCTGGCCGCAACGTTGAAGCGGTTCCAGCAGCTGATCTGGAACACCCTGATCCACCAGATGAGCAACGCTCAGTCCGAGGCCACCAACACTCACCTACGGGCCTTGACCCGCCGGTCCTACGGCTTTCACAGCCCAGAAGCGTTGATAGCCATGGCGATGCTTACCAGAGGCGGGTTATGCCCGCCGCTACCAGGCCGCTAACTGGCCCACGAAAACGTCAGGAGACCCCAAAAAATGAGTCACTCTCCGGAATCAAAGCA is from Nakamurella sp. PAMC28650 and encodes:
- a CDS encoding amino acid permease produces the protein MTAVAENTDTRASSDLGEFGYHQQLHRSIGTYASFAAGFSFVSILTTIFQLFGFGYSFAGPVFFWTWPAVFLGQLMVALCFAELAARYPISGAIYQWSRRLGGHIVGWFAGWTMILAQIVTVAAAAIAMQAVLPAIWSGFQMVGGDPNPTTKTGAENAIILGVIVLTVTTFINSVAVRVMARINAIGVTAELIGVVLLCIALFSKAKRGPGIVLNTQGLSGGLFGSLLVASLMAAYVMVGFDSAGELSEETHNPRKTAPRSILRALTISAAGGTLLLIGALMAAPEANDPNISSQGLAYVITSRLGDTLGRVFLADVVFAAFVCTLAIQTATTRMIFSMSRDEVLPFSKQLGRVSKSGAIAVASVVVGLLSVGLLLVNLGQAGVFTALTSTCIVLLYLAYLLVTVPMLVRRINGSWGAMPAQTDDTGKSIFTLGRFGFVVNILAVLFGLAMMINLAWPRPEVYGTSPVLQYFALLFLGIVVVGGFLVFTGKKRAYRAAIGHEMPLADVTSPATS
- a CDS encoding ABC-F family ATP-binding cassette domain-containing protein → MSATLLARDLTAAHGDKMLFAGLDLVVSPGDVVGLVGVNGAGKSTLLRMLAGIDPPESGRISVSPPDATVGYLPQEVERPDGESVGQHLARRTGVALAEKAMEQATVALAEGRDGADDVYAAALERWLSLGGADLDERTDAVLADLGLVVDTAMPMTGLSGGQAARVGLAALLLSRFDVLLLDEPTNDLDLDGLDRLERFVTGQRVGMVVVSHDREFLARCVTMVVELDLAQQSVGVYEGGYDSYLAEREVGRRHAREAFEEYADRRSGLQERGRMQRAWLDAGLRKATKKKDNDKIGRNFRVEQTEKQAAKARQTDRMIERLPEVAEPRKEWELQYSIQAAPRSGTVVAVAREAVARRGEFTLGPVSLQVNVGDRIGVTGPNGSGKSTLLGVLLGRIEVTEGAAGLGSGVLLGEVDQARSLLLGPGGLLRTFGDLVPDWPESEVRTLLAKFGLKAEHVLRPAISLSPGERTRAALALLQARGVNLLVLDEPTNHLDLAAIEQLEQALQEYTGTLLLVTHDRRMLDVVSLDRRWQVERGVVTEV
- a CDS encoding ISL3 family transposase, with the protein product MRGVTIWRKLLGVEQLQVCDVAWEEADDRQVLVVSVRATKGARSRCSRCRRRRPGYDQGGGTRRWRSLDWGSTMVFLQAAAPRVNCRTHGVVVAAVPWARPGARATRAFEDQCAWLAAHTASSVVAQLMRTSWRHVSAIIEHVVADGLAGRDVLAGLQRIGIDEISHRKGQRYLTCVVDQDSGRLVWAAPGRNSDTLGRFFDQLGPERAAALTHVSADGAQWIHDTVTVRAPQAVLGLDPFHVVGWATRQLDNVRRQTWNMLRGNSSSAQASSVKGSRWALLKNPADLSPEQRGSVASIAKTNRNLYRAYLLKEQLRAVFQVKGQGGRELLAGWIAWASRSQLPGFIALAATLKRFQQLIWNTLIHQMSNAQSEATNTHLRALTRRSYGFHSPEALIAMAMLTRGGLCPPLPGR